Proteins encoded within one genomic window of Anastrepha ludens isolate Willacy chromosome 4, idAnaLude1.1, whole genome shotgun sequence:
- the LOC128862048 gene encoding cuticle protein 16.5-like, with the protein MFKYFALVFVALFAFAAAEPKPAVVAPLAYSAPLVASPYAAAYASPYVAAPYAAYASPYAAYSAYPYSAAYVLRK; encoded by the exons atgttcAAATAC ttCGCTCTCGTTTTCGTGGCTCTCTTCGCCTTCGCTGCCGCCGAACCTAAGCCCGCTGTCGTCGCACCATTGGCCTACTCAGCTCCATTGGTCGCCTCCCCCTACGCCGCCGCCTACGCTTCCCCATATGTTGCTGCTCCCTATGCCGCCTATGCTTCTCCTTACGCTGCCTACTCCGCTTACCCATACAGCGCCGCCTATGTGCTCCGCAAGTAA